A DNA window from Chitinibacter fontanus contains the following coding sequences:
- a CDS encoding tetratricopeptide repeat protein yields MGQFNMQAEVKQTLDIARALVHSDPEESIRLALLTADRADMLGHGDLVTEASLIELMAYRARPITPPEVIERTALQTIALAQTHQQDEIWIEAMNTYADILYGTNQFDAAMDYWLQLLEAGIDRNWPYANAVAYIGIGKLFWTFEDPHASLAYSSKAQAAMDQVERVEPKVCLMINLAAYAYQHRQYTDSHRYLDQAEELVKGMAFCEYEPEIYYYRGYALRAVGKLDEACEQLKRALMLNAHTCNIWGKSVTMIGLGELYLQLNEPHKAQYFMQQALETAQSTPNIYRYLVMQAHEGLAKCFQHTGQTEKEFWHWSQHFDLSDQLLSDVMNQRLATFKRHSLQLRVHELEASVY; encoded by the coding sequence ATGGGTCAATTTAATATGCAGGCAGAGGTCAAGCAAACGCTTGATATTGCCAGAGCGCTGGTCCATTCCGATCCCGAAGAATCAATTCGTTTAGCGCTACTGACCGCCGATCGCGCCGATATGCTTGGCCACGGTGATTTAGTCACCGAAGCGTCGCTGATCGAGCTTATGGCATATCGTGCACGCCCCATTACGCCGCCTGAGGTAATTGAGCGTACCGCCCTGCAGACGATCGCCCTTGCGCAGACGCACCAGCAAGATGAAATCTGGATCGAGGCAATGAACACTTATGCCGACATTCTCTATGGCACGAACCAATTTGATGCCGCAATGGATTACTGGCTGCAACTGCTAGAAGCGGGGATTGATCGCAATTGGCCATATGCCAATGCGGTCGCCTACATTGGTATCGGCAAATTATTCTGGACTTTTGAAGACCCGCACGCCTCGCTGGCATATTCAAGTAAAGCCCAAGCTGCTATGGATCAGGTAGAGCGCGTTGAGCCGAAAGTTTGTCTGATGATTAATTTGGCGGCCTATGCGTATCAGCATCGCCAATATACTGACTCGCATCGCTATTTAGATCAGGCTGAAGAGCTGGTGAAAGGGATGGCTTTCTGCGAGTACGAGCCTGAAATTTACTACTATCGTGGTTATGCACTACGCGCCGTAGGGAAACTCGATGAGGCCTGCGAGCAGCTAAAGCGCGCATTAATGCTCAATGCGCATACCTGCAATATTTGGGGTAAATCTGTCACCATGATCGGCTTGGGTGAGTTGTATCTGCAGTTAAACGAGCCACATAAAGCACAGTACTTTATGCAGCAGGCGCTAGAAACAGCGCAAAGCACGCCAAACATTTATCGCTATTTGGTTATGCAGGCCCATGAGGGATTGGCGAAATGTTTTCAGCATACCGGTCAAACTGAAAAAGAATTTTGGCACTGGAGCCAACATTTTGATCTTTCTGACCAGTTGCTCAGTGATGTGATGAATCAACGTCTGGCAACGTTCAAACGCCATTCTTTGCAGTTGCGGGTACATGAACTGGAAGCTTCTGTTTACTAA
- a CDS encoding YfhL family 4Fe-4S dicluster ferredoxin, which translates to MALMITDECINCDVCEPECPNSAISQGEEIYVIDPNLCTECVGHYDEPQCQQVCPVDCIPLDPEHKESKEELQQKYLIISGQA; encoded by the coding sequence ATGGCTCTGATGATTACTGATGAGTGCATCAATTGTGATGTATGCGAACCAGAATGTCCCAATAGCGCGATTTCTCAAGGCGAAGAAATCTATGTGATTGACCCCAACCTGTGTACTGAATGTGTAGGTCACTACGACGAGCCACAGTGCCAGCAAGTTTGTCCTGTGGACTGTATTCCGCTCGATCCAGAGCACAAAGAAAGCAAAGAAGAATTGCAACAGAAATACCTGATTATTTCTGGTCAAGCGTAA
- the ftsY gene encoding signal recognition particle-docking protein FtsY, translating to MFSFFKKKKPADTVAEQDLTPAQPEAAPAAPSTPAAPAPSTTIEPSAVVATTAEVLPPKSEPAKPVAQYTETDPAKLGNTDQPQERPKLSWADRLKMGLAKTRDKLGKSLASVFGGGKIDDDLYDELETVLLTADMGVDATQHLLKDVRERVSLKGLKDPNELKGALKDSLVELIQPLQIPLNIDGHKPFILMVAGVNGAGKTTSIGKLAKYFQSQGKSVLLAAGDTFRAAAREQLVVWGERNGVHVIAQESGDAAAVAFDAVNAAKARGIDVVIVDTAGRLPTQLHLMEEIKKVKRVVQKADPTGPHEIMLVLDANTGQNALAQTKSFDDALGLTGLVLTKLDGTAKGGVIAAIAKNRPVPLRFIGVGETIDDLRPFVAKDYIDALFE from the coding sequence ATGTTTAGTTTTTTCAAAAAAAAGAAGCCCGCTGACACCGTAGCGGAGCAAGATTTAACCCCAGCGCAGCCAGAAGCCGCGCCCGCAGCGCCAAGCACTCCAGCAGCGCCAGCCCCTTCAACGACCATCGAACCAAGTGCCGTCGTCGCAACCACCGCAGAGGTATTGCCTCCAAAATCAGAGCCCGCAAAGCCTGTAGCGCAATACACCGAGACCGACCCCGCCAAGCTAGGCAACACCGATCAACCGCAAGAGCGCCCCAAGCTCTCATGGGCCGATCGGCTGAAAATGGGCCTAGCCAAAACACGCGATAAGCTCGGCAAAAGTCTGGCCAGCGTATTTGGTGGCGGCAAAATCGACGACGATTTATACGATGAGCTCGAAACGGTGCTTCTGACCGCCGATATGGGCGTTGATGCCACCCAACATTTGCTCAAAGACGTGCGCGAGCGCGTGTCGCTCAAAGGTCTGAAAGACCCAAACGAGCTTAAAGGTGCATTGAAAGACAGCTTGGTCGAGCTGATTCAACCACTGCAAATCCCACTCAATATTGATGGCCACAAGCCGTTTATTTTGATGGTGGCCGGTGTCAATGGCGCAGGCAAAACTACGTCGATCGGCAAATTGGCGAAATACTTCCAAAGCCAAGGCAAGAGCGTCTTGCTGGCGGCAGGCGATACATTCCGTGCCGCAGCGCGCGAGCAGCTCGTCGTTTGGGGCGAGCGCAATGGCGTACATGTGATTGCGCAGGAGTCAGGCGACGCCGCCGCCGTAGCGTTTGACGCAGTGAATGCAGCCAAAGCACGCGGCATTGATGTGGTGATCGTTGATACCGCCGGCCGCCTGCCGACGCAATTGCATTTGATGGAAGAAATCAAAAAAGTAAAACGCGTGGTGCAAAAAGCTGACCCAACTGGCCCGCACGAAATCATGCTGGTGCTCGACGCCAACACTGGGCAAAACGCACTCGCGCAGACCAAATCATTTGACGATGCCCTGGGTTTAACCGGCTTAGTCCTCACCAAACTCGACGGCACCGCCAAAGGGGGCGTAATTGCTGCCATTGCCAAAAATCGCCCAGTGCCATTACGCTTTATCGGCGTGGGTGAAACCATCGACGATTTGCGCCCATTTGTGGCCAAAGATTACATTGATGCCTTGTTTGAATAA
- the rsmD gene encoding 16S rRNA (guanine(966)-N(2))-methyltransferase RsmD → MSAQHKNQVRIIGGQYKRRLLKFPDSLALRPTPDRVRETVFNWLGQDLTGQVCLDLFAGSGGLGFEAASRNAKKVVMVEMAKPVHAALKANASLLGASHVEVILSDAERFLARNGQQFDLVLLDPPFATPLLNQVLPQVIPFLADDARVYIECAEWPDLAGWEVLREGKAGTVKYAVICRASVADQQISGQNAE, encoded by the coding sequence GTGTCAGCACAGCATAAAAATCAGGTGCGTATTATTGGTGGTCAATATAAACGTCGACTTTTGAAATTTCCTGATTCGCTTGCACTACGCCCAACGCCTGATCGGGTGCGCGAAACGGTGTTTAACTGGCTGGGGCAAGACCTGACTGGGCAGGTGTGTCTGGATCTATTTGCCGGTAGCGGCGGCTTGGGTTTTGAAGCGGCCAGTCGCAACGCCAAAAAGGTCGTGATGGTTGAAATGGCTAAACCGGTGCACGCGGCACTGAAAGCCAATGCTTCGCTGCTCGGCGCAAGCCATGTTGAGGTGATTTTGAGCGATGCTGAGCGTTTTCTGGCACGCAATGGCCAGCAATTTGACCTAGTTTTGCTCGATCCACCGTTTGCCACGCCGCTGCTCAATCAAGTATTACCGCAAGTGATCCCGTTTCTGGCCGATGATGCACGTGTGTATATCGAGTGTGCCGAGTGGCCTGATCTCGCAGGCTGGGAAGTCTTGCGCGAGGGCAAAGCGGGGACTGTGAAATATGCGGTAATCTGCCGCGCATCGGTCGCTGACCAACAAATAAGCGGCCAGAACGCAGAGTAA